A single Lycorma delicatula isolate Av1 chromosome 12, ASM4794821v1, whole genome shotgun sequence DNA region contains:
- the RpL37a gene encoding ribosomal protein L37a produces MTKGTSSFGKRRNKTHTLCRRCGRSSYHIQKSKCAQCGYPSSKLRHYNWSVKAQRRKTTGTGRMRHLKIVRRRFRNGFREGGKPASKKVAGS; encoded by the exons aCTAAGGGAACATCAAGTTTTGGAAAACGGCGCAATAAGACGCACACTTTGTGCCGTCGATGTGGTCGTTCATCATACCACATTCAGAAGTCAAAATGTGCTCAGTGTGGTTATCCTAGTAGTAAACTTCGACATT ataactggAGCGTGAAAGCCCAGCGTAGGAAGACAACAGGTACTGGGCGAATGCGTCATCTCAAAATTGTACGCAGAAGGTTCAG gaaTGGATTCAGAGAAGGAGGCAAGCCTGCCTCAAAAAAAGTTGCAGGATCGTAA